From the Lolium rigidum isolate FL_2022 chromosome 2, APGP_CSIRO_Lrig_0.1, whole genome shotgun sequence genome, one window contains:
- the LOC124687940 gene encoding uncharacterized protein LOC124687940, giving the protein MASMMGGDFVEAYVLRNAYKEKMRRMDEAAAPAAAGVEGKNSKEGGGSAGEKKATGASSKGGFFGLMKKKVHPKATSPSS; this is encoded by the coding sequence ATGGCGTCCATGATGGGAGGAGACTTCGTCGAGGCCTACGTGCTCAGGAACGCCTACAAGGAGAAGATGAGGCGCATGGACGAAGCGgcggcgcccgccgccgccggggttgAAGGGAAGAACAGCAAGGAGGGCGGTGGCTCTGCCGGAGAGAAGAAGGCCACGGGTGCGAGCAGCAAGGGAGGGTTCTTTGGGCTCATGAAGAAGAAGGTGCACCCCAAAGCGACCTCTCCTTCTTCTTGA